Part of the Pieris napi chromosome 6, ilPieNapi1.2, whole genome shotgun sequence genome, CATAAAATACACGTCAGTTGACCGTCAATTTCGTCAAACCATTGTCGAAATAAAAACCCGAAAATGGCACAAACAGCCGGCGTACAACCATTCCCAATCGCTGGACGCGTTGCCTCGGAAAGAGAGAGATGTATTGGTATGACCGAAGCTGAAAGAGAATGGCGGAAGCAGTGGCTCAAAGACCAAATCCTGTCCCCATGCGAACCTGCCTATGTTGAGGAGTACTGGAGGGAGAGAACTAACCCAATCCGGCGCATGTATCGCTTACCCCTTGATGTTACTTTCGGAGTTCTATCCGGAGTCTTAGGAGAGAATAGAGCAGCTGACTATCGCTATATAGCAGGCAAGTTGGGGTTGATTACAATTGGAATTTTATGCACCCACTACTATTTCAAGTATAGTGGTAATGATTGGACAAAAAAAGGCGGTTTCCGCGTTGTAAAATCTAAGCCCCTGGTCCTACCAGGCCAAGAAGGATTCCCGTTTATAACTAACAGAAAAATGGATGATTACGCCGAGAGAGGTTTTAAGTCTTCCGTTTTGTATGCTAAATAGATTATTAAAGCTTGAAGCggtaaaaatgtgtttttgttttattattttaaaaaaaattgggaaCATAAATTTCTAGGACATTTATTGGTATATCTGatgtaatgatttattttctcGATTGACATTTTAATAGGCCTTCacaaaagttatataaaaataaatttattaaatagtcACGCAGACGCAAACCCACACACATATAAACACATACGTACGCACAGACaccaatatttataagtacatattttattttactagagTTGGCCGTTCATACCATTGTTAATTATTgggttttgtaatttataatttataaaagctgttggctcctaaaaataaaaaataaatcgaaagtttaatttaattgaaattaagcTTTTATGAGTAACAGCGATCGTAATACACAATCTCTCAATCTAACGCTAATGTGTTAAcgacaaaaacaatataaattaagagGATGGCAATCTGTGCAAGCATTACATGTTTTGAAATCGCCTTTAAAAGCTGTGAACAAGCCGAATCGTCAACAAACCGCCGACCGTAGTATTGACATGTTGCACATTTCTGCGGATAATCCCAAAATAAAGGGGACACTCGACTCAAACGTACTACAACTATCGTGAGTATACTTTTGTATTATTGGAGATATTTTATGTCAATAACATAATTTGTAAGAATATCACTATCGAAATAAAAGGTGAAATACTTGAAGCATATTTGTAGTAAGTCATTAGTATTTCAAGTGTGATCATTTTACAGtgtaactaataaaattaatcttaaataaatcagtgccaaaaatacaatcaaatcatagaaaattattgattttatttttaaagtattttttaaagcattGGCTTTAATACATAAGAAGTTGGTGGCAAAGATTGggagaaaaatatattattattttcatatactATTTTAAGTGTTCAtatcttttgtaaatatgtatgaatgtttcaaggaataattaattaattgatagtAGTTGGAGTAGTTGTTCAGCGGTATCagttacatacattatatagCAGAGAAATCATAAGCTTATaagatagatataaaaaaaattgatgtgTTACTTTGACATTTACATTAACCCTTTTATGACACGGccaagagcagtgttggcctagtggctgcagcgtgcgactctcatacctaaggtccccggctgtgcaccaatggactttctctatgtgcgcatttaacatttgctcgaacggtgaaggaaaacatcgtgtggaaaccgacttgtcttagacccaaaaagtcgacggcgtgtgtcaggcactggaggctgatcacctacttgcctattagatttaaaaattatcttgaaacagattcagaaatctgagaccaagatctaaagaggttgtagcgccactgatttaatttatcttttattataacaCTAAGGAACTTTAATATGTGTCAAAATATCcttgtttaaaaatgtttatattggtACAAACCACTCCAGAAGTTAAAGCATGgtcatcatacaaaaatccGATCATTTCTCAAGCATTCAATGAAAGTGTTCCTGTGAGGGTTGTACGTATACTGTTTAATCTTTATGAGATACCAGTTGTGCCCGTTCGCCCCCAATTGTGACTTTGTTACGCTCCACCGTTTGTTAGATAGTTCGTGGCTCaacttgaattatttattgatcCAATTACAGTCTGTTTTAAAAAGGGAATGTATGGTGGAATACTTCAGactttaaattgatttaaatttaagatgtATTAATCCaagtgtttaatttataacggACAGATTAGCGCATGTTATTGCTATTTCAAAcatgtattaaatacaataaagattcatttgtttattagcttttcacaataatacgtGTAAAcaaattcgtaatattttgtatagataAAGTTGGTACTTGTAACTTTGACATTTTACACaatgttatacaattatttcaattggaatttctatattatttatcctGTACGATCCAACTCAAAACAATTTCTCAAATTTAGTCTCAAAAACTCAATGAAGTATCTGCTACGGGGCTATAATTGCTTAAGTTAATATCGTacattgaaattttaaaacaataaaacgagttctatttatatttgaaagtTAAACAGGAGAGTTCGTCATTCGAAGCggattaaatattaatcttCAAATTAAGTCTCTGTCTTCGCTCGTCGACACCAATTATACGAACAAAGTACAGCGTAAATACAGCGggtattgaattaattttgctTTAGAATTTAAGGTAGTTTGTTTAATGGAGCGATGTTGCGATCATCATTTATGTATGCGTTTTGTGAATAGAGCAAAATAGGGGCAAAGTACAGTACAAATTTGAGCAAATTTAGTAGAAAATAAATCTCAAAATAtgttactaaaacttgaaaatGACTGGACCAATtgcatttagttttaattaatagatacTAAGGTTTTTATTCTGGTAAACAGTCTGTATGTGGTATAGcaaaatgtaacatttcttTGTAGGtctgatataatttaaaataaaaatgaatatgtaaaataataattattatttatttatttattgcaataatatggtacaaaaatgtgtaaggtggtacaatcgtaagttcgcatattctgccacacacatggcgcgcaaattggtctttaaagaaattttcattttatattattagttatatgaattggtcaattgtcatattaatgataaatatgtattacccTAATTCAATTTAGATTAGAGAAACACGGAAGATGTGGACGCGTATAATGCCCCTTAATCAAACGACTATAGCCCTAAGTTTTTATACAAGTCGGCCATTTTTAGGGTGCGAAGTTAATGTGGAGTa contains:
- the LOC125050536 gene encoding NADH dehydrogenase [ubiquinone] 1 beta subcomplex subunit 6-like, with amino-acid sequence MAQTAGVQPFPIAGRVASERERCIGMTEAEREWRKQWLKDQILSPCEPAYVEEYWRERTNPIRRMYRLPLDVTFGVLSGVLGENRAADYRYIAGKLGLITIGILCTHYYFKYSGNDWTKKGGFRVVKSKPLVLPGQEGFPFITNRKMDDYAERGFKSSVLYAK